The Natrinema amylolyticum genome includes the window GCGCCGACTCCGTCCTACAGGTCGTCGACGTACGCGAGCTCGAGGTACGGGTCCAGCGAGCGGGCTGCGGTCCGGCGTTCGATCGTCCCGGCGTCCGCGTCGTAGCGCAGGACCTTCGAGTCGATCAGCTTCCGCAGGTGGTTGTGGTGGAACGTGACGGCGATCCGTTCGATTCCGTCGCGGTCGGCATCCTCTCGATCGGCGATCCGATCGACGAGGTCCTCGAGACTGATCGCCCCCACTCTCCGGGAGAGGTAGTACAACGCGTACCGGCGATGTTCGTCGTACAGGAGCTCGAAGATCGTGTTCGAGGGAAGAGACCCGTCGGTCTCCACGGATTTCGCGTCCGAGATATCTGTCATCATGGTGCGCTGTACTCGGCTTACACGGCGGCAACCGACGCATCGGCTCTCATCGACTTCGGCAGAGTACGGGTCACGATTGGACGAGGGCGTTATAACCGTTCAGTTACTCCCCGCCGATTTCTTCAACGACCCGCGACAGTCAGCGATATCGGACCGAAGGAGGGACTGAACGGACACAACAGACCGAGTCGTCTCCGAGAGACGGTGAGAGGATTACTCGAGGATGAGGACCGCCGACTCGGTCTCGATCATCTCGCCGTCACCCGAGTAGGTCCGCTCGAGTT containing:
- a CDS encoding DUF7344 domain-containing protein, with the translated sequence MMTDISDAKSVETDGSLPSNTIFELLYDEHRRYALYYLSRRVGAISLEDLVDRIADREDADRDGIERIAVTFHHNHLRKLIDSKVLRYDADAGTIERRTAARSLDPYLELAYVDDL